The Candidatus Coatesbacteria bacterium region GTGGTGGAAGCCGTTGAGTGACAGTTTTTATTAGCTTGCCGGCCGTCGGCGTAACTGTGTAGACGGTCGGGTCCAGCGCGGCCTGGCGAGGGGCGGCGCGGCGCTCCCTTGGTCGATTGTAAGTCGATTGTAAGTCGATTGCACCATGTGGCTGCTGTTTATTAGCGGATAAGCCGACCGCCCTGGCCGCGGCGGCCGCCGCAACGCGCAGCCAAAATAAGCGAGCTATCTCTTTTTGCTTCTCTTGAGATAGCATTGTACATCTTGGACGATGGGTATATTTCTTTCCGCAAATCGTGCATTTACATCTGCCTTCGGCCAACTTATAGTGCGCCCTACCCATCACGTATGTTAACAGGGCATTACATACGCGCAGCGGTCCGAACATGGTAGACGATCCCGAAAAAAAACCGGCCCAACCAGCCGGTGGTGCTTCGGGCGGATTCGCGGGTGCCGTTCCCGGTAGCGGCCGGGAGCGTCAGGCCAGCAACTCGACGGGCCGACGGCCCAGCAGCAGGGCGTAGAGTTCCAGCAGGCGCTGGGCGTGGCGGCGGGGATCGAAGTGGCGGCGGATCATCCGCCGACCGGCCGCGTTGGGACCGCTCGCCAGGGCGGTCAGCACGGCGGCGGCCAGCTCCTCGTCGTCGCGGGCCGTCAGCACGTGGGGGAAGGGCTGGCTCCAGACGACGCGGCGGGCGTAGCCCAGGGCCTCGAGGACCATCCGCGCCAGACCGTCGCGCCGGGTCGGCCGGACCAACACCCGGCAGCGGGCGTAGAGCGGCCGCATGTCCTCCACCAGGCCGTGGTGCTCCCAGTTGGGTGGCGCGTCAGATGGCGTCTCGGGATCGCCGCAGACCAGGAAGCGCACCGCGGGCAGCCGCCGGGCCAGGCGGCGCAGCCGGGGCACACCATAGAGCTCGCCGTCGCCGGGGGGGACGTAGCACAGGACGCTGAGCTCGGCGGGCCAGGGCAGGTCGTCCGTCGAGAGGTGGGCGGAGAGGTTGGGCTGATGGCGGGCGTTGACGCCCAGACGGCGGGCCAGCTCGTCGACCAGGGGGGCGTGGACGGCCAGGTGGCAGTCGATGAAAGCCCGACTGAGCCGCCAGCGCAGCCGCTGGCGCTCGTCGCGGTAGCAGAGCTCTACGTCGGAGCCGATCCAGTGGGCCACCGTGGGCCGCCCGAGGACCTTGGCCCGCGGGAAACCGCTCCAGGCCATCGGCGGGAAGAAGACGTGCAGCAGATCGACCGCGGTCAGGCCGCGCGCATCGAGGCGCGTCAGCTCCCGCGCCGCCAGGCCGCGCCCGCGCAACTGCTCCACCAGATACTCCGGGGCCTCCTCCATGCCGTAGACGCCGATGACGGGCCGCCGGGGCATCAGCCCGACCGCCGGTCGAGGACCAGCAGCTCGCCCACGGCGCAGCCGATGTGCCGGGCGATGACCGGGCACTTGGCCTTGAGCAGGAAGAAGAGGGGCAGCTTCTCACCGGAGAGGCCCTCGAAGTTGCCCTGGCCCTTGGCGATGACGAGGTCGGCCCCGGCCAGCAGCGCCCGCAGCTCAGCACCGGCGTCGGCCGGGATGACCCCCGGGGCGTCGTCGCCGGTGTCGGCGAGGGCGAAACCCTCCAGCCCGGCGGCCTCGGCGTCGGCGCGGACGGCGTCGTTGATCGCCGGACCACCGCGGACGACGACGGTGGTCTTCTCCCGCCCCAGCAGCTCCAGCAGGGGCCGGTCGAGAACCAGCTCGCCGGCGTTGTCGGCCAGGAAGACGATCCGTTCGGCGGCGGCGACGGCCTGTTCGAGACGGCCGACGGCCTCGCCGGGCAGGGCCTGGTTGAAGGCCGCCTCGAGACGCTGCTCCAGCTCCTGCTGCCGGTAGCCCTCATCGACGGCCAGGTCTATCGTATTGGCGGCCGCACTGAGCGCCACGGCGGCGGCGAAGGGCCGGCCCGTGCGCTCGATCCGGCGCCGCAGAGCGGGCAGCAGCTCCAAGGCCCGCCGGGTGGCGGAGGCCTTGAGCTCCCGGTAGGGATCCTCGCTGGAGAGCAGTTCGCGCAGGCGGCGGTGGACCGCCCGGCCGATGACCGGCGGCGGGACCTCTTCCTCCAGCCCGGCCAACAGCGACATGACCTCCAGCAGCAGGCGCCGCTGGACGCCCTCGGCGGCGCCGACGGCGCGGGCGGCGCGCAGGGCCTGGGTCAGGAAACAGGGATAGCAGTCGAGGTAGGTGCGCATAATTGCACGAGGGGCCGAAAGGGCCCCTCTAGCTTACCACAGCGCAACGGCGCAGGCTAGAAGAACAGGCTCAGTCCGGCCCCCAGATCGTAGAGCTTGGTGTAGGCCTCGGCGGCGAAAAGGTAGTCGGTCCGCAGCAAGACATTGAGCGCCAGGTTTTCGGCGAGGAAGAAATTGTCCTCGCCATAGACCCCCATGTGGAAGACCGAACCCGAACCGCCGACCTCCTCTCCGTCGATGGACAGGCTGCCGCTGAGCGTCGAGGAACCGAAGTGCAATCCAGCGGCCATCAACTGGCCGCCCTGGTGGAAACAGACCCCCAGCCGTCCGAAGACGTTGCCGATGTCGAGATCGCCGTCGACGCCGTCAGCGGAAACGGAACCCGGTGTGTAGGCGTAACCGGCGCCCAGGTGGAACCAGCCGAAACCGGCGTTGAGGGTGCCGGCGATGCGCAACCCGCTGTAATCAACGAAGTTGAGCGACAGAGCGCCGTTGAGTGACCCCCAGAAGACGCTGCCCTGTTGCGAAGGCGGCGGGGCGACGTTTCCACCGGCGACGCCTTCGGCCGCAGTTTCGTTCTCCTGAGCCGGGGCGCAACATAAACAAAGCATGACAAACAATACGACCCTTTTCATCATGTACCTCCAAGATGATGTTAATGTGAATCACTGCCACTGGATAAAGCAATGGCCGTATCCTATAGCAAAGTAACGAGGGAATGGCTTAAAGCCCTTAATATGTCTCATCTCGTGTATCATTAAGTATCGATTGGATTATCACCTAATTATGAACAAGCGTGAAGTATGCTCCCGCGGTAGTTTTGCGCGTTTTCGTCGTCGCGATGGTTAAATCAGATCAACCCCTCGCTGATGAAGAGGTTGAAGTTGCGTTCGAAGCCGCCGTGGTAGGCTTTTTAGGCGGCGTTAGGCGTAGCCCCGGAAGTTCTTGAGGCCGTTGATATGCATCCTGCCGTCGACCGGGGTCTTGCTCTTGTTGAAGCACTTGTAGCGGAAATTGTAGATATGCAGGGAGTTACGGGCCTTCCATCCCGCGGAGCAGACGATAGAGTCCAGCTCGACATTCTCACAGGATGTCACCCTTAGCTGCTTCTCGCAGCAACCGGGCGGCGGGATGACCCGCACCTCACCGCCCCGCTCGAGCAGTCCGCAGACGGGGATCTTGCCGCCGGCCCCCCGACCACGTTTGCCCTGGCGGTGACCGTCGAGTTAGCAATCGTCCACCACGATGCGCCCTTCGAGCTTATCCAGCTCGACCGCGCGATCGGCGGCGCTGCGCTCGCGATTGATACGATTATACTCGACCGCTCTGGCCGCGGTTACCTCAAGCCGCAACGGTTCGGCTGTCAACCCGCGCATTTCCGCCGACAGCCCACGGGCGAGCGGGCCTATTGGTGAAGCACTTGCGACGGCGCCACCCGCTCAGCGGCAGGGCCCGGAAACGAGGCTCGACCCGTTGATACAGCGGGACTCGCCCGCCGGCAGCACTTGCCCGTCAACCCTTTGTCGTCACAAGAGCAGCTGGGTACAGCAGCGCCCGTCAAGGACGTCGCGGCGGCCGACTGCCCGGGTTGTGCGGTTCCAATGTATCAACCGGTAAGCTACAGGCGGATCGAGAAGCCCGTGCCGATGTAGGCGAACATTCTCGAATACAGAAAGGAATCCAGACCGATATCGAGATGAACATAGGTATTCTCCGTTACGTTAAACCGGAACAGGCAATGAATACCAAAATTAAAGTCGGTGGTTCGTGATTTGTACCGGGACGTATTGCTGCTCAACTGCACCAGTCCGGCGTGGACGCCGGTGAGAATGAAGTGCTTGTTGGGAGTGATGAAGCGCGCCCCGATCTTGCAGAAGGGATCGCTGTAGTTGATTTGACCGCAGCTTTTCAACCTTCCGTACGTGAAAGCGTACCCCAAACCCAGGTGGAACAAGCCCGTTCCAAAGTTAATCGAGGTCGCGCTCCGAACTCCGCTCATCTGATCGAAATCGAAGGCCCAGGCGGATCCCAACGACCACCAGAATGTTGGGGGCGGCGGAGCGTCCACCCCTCCTGCGGTTGCTTCACCAACCTCGCTTTCTCCGCTGTCAGCGTTATCTGCGGGGACCGGCGCGGCCAACGTCAAACCAACCAGCACAACGACCAACAACATCAGCGTCATCCACCTCATCATTACCCTCCACGGCTCAGCGCCCCATTACGGGGCTCAATCATCCGGCAGGCATTCCATCATCCTGCGACCGATCCGGTCGACAAAAACTCGATAACCCCGCGCTGAACAAGCCAGCGACACATTCTGACTTGCTGGGTTAACTCTGTCCAGGCAAACTAAAACCCGCCTGGGCCAAACAGGATGGCCGCCCTTTCATACCGGCGGCGGGACCTCTTCCTCCAGCCCGGCCAACAGCGACATGACCTCCAGCAGCAGGCGCCGCTGGACGCCCTCAGCGACGCCGACGGCGCGGGCGGGGCGCAGGGCCTGGGTCAGGAAACAGGGATAGCGGTCGAGGTC contains the following coding sequences:
- a CDS encoding glycosyltransferase, whose product is MPRRPVIGVYGMEEAPEYLVEQLRGRGLAARELTRLDARGLTAVDLLHVFFPPMAWSGFPRAKVLGRPTVAHWIGSDVELCYRDERQRLRWRLSRAFIDCHLAVHAPLVDELARRLGVNARHQPNLSAHLSTDDLPWPAELSVLCYVPPGDGELYGVPRLRRLARRLPAVRFLVCGDPETPSDAPPNWEHHGLVEDMRPLYARCRVLVRPTRRDGLARMVLEALGYARRVVWSQPFPHVLTARDDEELAAAVLTALASGPNAAGRRMIRRHFDPRRHAQRLLELYALLLGRRPVELLA
- a CDS encoding DUF89 family protein, with translation MRTYLDCYPCFLTQALRAARAVGAAEGVQRRLLLEVMSLLAGLEEEVPPPVIGRAVHRRLRELLSSEDPYRELKASATRRALELLPALRRRIERTGRPFAAAVALSAAANTIDLAVDEGYRQQELEQRLEAAFNQALPGEAVGRLEQAVAAAERIVFLADNAGELVLDRPLLELLGREKTTVVVRGGPAINDAVRADAEAAGLEGFALADTGDDAPGVIPADAGAELRALLAGADLVIAKGQGNFEGLSGEKLPLFFLLKAKCPVIARHIGCAVGELLVLDRRSG